GAGAGGTCTGGGCAGCAGGCGCTGCCACATGACGAAAACCCGCTTTCTCGAAGGCTCGCTGGGCCCGAAGGTTGTGCTTGTAGGTACGCAGCTTTACCTTTTGTAGCCCCAAAGTGCCAAAGGCATACGCCAGCACCGCCTTGACCGCATCGGTGCCGTAACCCTGCCCCCAACGGTTTTTAGCCCCGATGAGGATACCCAGGGTGGCCTCACCGCGATTCATCTCATAAAGCTCGACGGTTCCCAGCCACTCCCCGTTTTCGTCCAGGATGCCAAAACCTACCCGGTCACCCCGGCTGACCTCGCCCATCACCACCCGTTTGAAGAGCCATAGCGGCATTTTGAGCGGGCGGCTCCCGTTCCATTCGGCAATTTCGGGGTCGCGAAAACAATCGTAAAACCGTCGCCACTCAGTCTCGGTAAGGCTCTCGGTGAAGGGCTTGAGGGTGACTTTTCCGTGGCGAGGCCAGGTATTGCTGAGCGTCACCCTTTTAGCATACGCCAAAGGCCCGGGGCTTTGGGTTAGGCCCCCTGCGCGCACCGTCGTAAACTGGGATGCAATGCTCGAGCAAGCCGCACAGATCGTTCAAGCTGCCGTAGCTTCTGGGCGCATCCCGGGGGCGGCTTTGGGTTTGGTGCACCCGGACGGATCCAGCGAAATGTTTTGCTGTGGGGTCAAGCACCTGCAAAAGCCTGGGAACATAGAGCCTGATACGCTTTTTGACCTGGCCAGC
This genomic stretch from Meiothermus sp. harbors:
- a CDS encoding GNAT family N-acetyltransferase — translated: MTLSNTWPRHGKVTLKPFTESLTETEWRRFYDCFRDPEIAEWNGSRPLKMPLWLFKRVVMGEVSRGDRVGFGILDENGEWLGTVELYEMNRGEATLGILIGAKNRWGQGYGTDAVKAVLAYAFGTLGLQKVKLRTYKHNLRAQRAFEKAGFRHVAAPAAQTSRFNFGLAPKAEFVPMEITKEDWEGF